Proteins encoded by one window of Vitis riparia cultivar Riparia Gloire de Montpellier isolate 1030 chromosome 11, EGFV_Vit.rip_1.0, whole genome shotgun sequence:
- the LOC117925327 gene encoding anthocyanidin 3-O-glucosyltransferase 7-like: MVKKNYCKSVDDSWPQPYTTFSNCGYVSSLKLSIVQSSRLWTRIIAIVAHNGKTVTSKHLHLQKFASLTSMSQHVAVFAFPFATHAAPLLSLVRRLARAVPSARFSFFNTAKSNGLIFSGPKDDVDDNIKAYNVADGMPEGHVLSGNPQEGIELFLKATPGNFREVVEVAEGETGMRISCLLTDAFLWFAGEMAEDKCIPWVPLWTSGPVSLAVHVYTDDIRKMVLGANGIEGHEVQTLDFIPGLSSIHAVDLPEEIVSGNLDSPFSQMLHKMGLTLPRAAAVVINSFEEMEPTVVNDLKSKFKKFVNVGPFTLSSPPPLAPDSNSCLLWLDKQKAASVAYISFGTIITPPPHELVALAEALESTGVPFLWSLRDNSKDNLPKGFLERTSQNGKVVPWAPQLQVLGHASVGVFVTHCGWNSVTESIVCGVPMICRPFFGDQNLNRRMVQDVWGIGVGVKGGVFTKSGLTRDLELILAHEGKKMREKIGVLKELATGAVESNGSSTKNFSTLLEVVSHVAAN, translated from the exons atggtaaagaaaaattattgcaAAAGCGTGGATGATTCATGGCCACAGCCTTATACCACCTTTTCAAACTGCGGGTACGTATCATCTTTGAAATTGTCCATTGTCCAATCATCTCGTCTTTGGACTCGGATCATCGCCATCGTCGCCCACAACGGAAAAACAGTAACATCTAAGCATTTACATTTACAGAAGTTTGCTTCCTTGACCAGCATGAGCCAACATGTAGCGGTCTTCGCTTTCCCGTTCGCCACCCACGCCGCGCCTCTGCTCAGTCTGGTAAGGAGGCTGGCAAGGGCCGTGCCGAGCGcgagattttcatttttcaacacAGCGAAGTCCAATGGGTTGATCTTCTCGGGGCCTAAAGACGATGTGGATGACAACATCAAGGCGTATAACGTTGCGGACGGCATGCCGGAGGGGCATGTGCTGTCGGGGAATCCCCAGGAGGGTATTGAGTTGTTCTTGAAGGCGACGCCGGGGAACTTTAGGGAGGTAGTGGAGGTGGCGGAGGGGGAGACTGGGATGAGGATTAGCTGCTTGTTGACGGATGCGTTTCTGTGGTTTGCGGGGGAGATGGCGGAGGATAAGTGCATTCCGTGGGTGCCACTTTGGACGTCTGGGCCTGTGTCTCTTGCTGTTCATGTTTACACTGATGATATCCGCAAAATGGTATTAGGAGCAAATG GTATTGAAGGGCATGAAGTCCAAACCCTGGACTTCATTCCAGGATTGTCATCAATTCATGCTGTAGACTTACCAGAAGAAATAGTTTCTGGGAACTTAGATTCGCCCTTTTCGCAGATGCTACACAAAATGGGGCTCACTCTGCCACGGGCAGCTGCTGTTGTCATAAACTCCTTTGAAGAGATGGAGCCAACTGTCGTGAACGATCTCAAGTCGAAGTTCAAAAAGTTTGTCAATGTTGGTCCTTTCACCCTATCATCGCCACCGCCACTGGCTCCTGACTCCAACAGCTGCCTGTTATGGTTGGACAAGCAGAAAGCAGCATCAGTAGCATATATTAGCTTCGGAACCATAATCACGCCACCGCCCCATGAGCTAGTAGCACTGGCAGAAGCCTTGGAATCGACTGGGGTACCATTTCTTTGGTCTCTTAGGGACAATTCAAAGGACAATTTACCAAAAGGGTTTCTAGAGAGGACAAGCCAAAATGGAAAAGTGGTACCATGGGCTCCCCAGTTGCAGGTCTTGGGACATGCCTCAGTTGGAGTGTTTGTAACGCACTGCGGTTGGAACTCAGTGACAGAGAGCATCGTATGTGGAGTGCCTATGATCTGCAGACCATTTTTTGGAGATCAAAATCTGAACAGGCGAATGGTACAGGACGTATGGGGGATTGGCGTGGGAGTTAAGGGTGGGGTCTTCACAAAAAGTGGATTAACGAGAGACTTGGAACTTATTTTGGCGCATGaagggaagaaaatgagagagaagaTTGGAGTCCTAAAAGAGCTCGCTACAGGGGCTGTTGAATCAAATGGAAGCTCAACTAAAAATTTCAGTACTTTATTAGAGGTAGTCTCACATGTAGCTGCCAACTAG